The following DNA comes from Papaver somniferum cultivar HN1 chromosome 4, ASM357369v1, whole genome shotgun sequence.
AgaatcctcttcttcatcttctccaacttGCATCGGttcaacttcatcatcaccaccaccgccaccaatgGCTGAAGACACAGAATTTTCTAATTGCGGGGGTTGTTGGAGGAGGTGGGGTTGTTGTGGTTGGGAAGAATTGAAATTGGAAAGGAAAGAAGTGAGTTGATTCTGAGTGTTTTGAAGAGACAAATAAATTTGGAAGATTTGTGTTTGttctattgtgtttggtaatTGTTTTGCCATTAAGGTTGCTTTTTCTAGTGATGCGATTAGTtctgttaatggtggtggtggaatctCCACTGGTAATGTCTCCATTACTGCAGACCGGCTGTGTCTTCTTCTCCGgtggttttagattttagttCAGTTTAGCTTAGTTATGCTCTGTGCTTCCATCTCACTCTCAAAGTCTTTTAACTTTCACTTCGGGACTAGGTAGAGACTAGAGAGTCATTTTAGCGAGTTGGGTAGGCTAGAAATGTGATtcatttttgttttattattatttttattttattattttatcaaGTTGGGctacctgttcaattaatgtaatagtatgtcgttggagcttaacttgttaggcttccaactagtttcatgtaataatatccatccaataatataataaataaaaaaagtaggAATAAATTTTTGAGAATAAATTGatttatattaataaaaagtTGCCCTAGACAGGGATATTCCTCCAATGTGATGTGAGTCCAAATCACTCGCTTCGCACGGAATACATAAGAAATAAATTTAAAAAGTTGCCCTAGACAGGGATATTCCTCCAATGTGATGTGAGTCCAAATCACTCGCTTCGCACGGAATACATAAGAAATAAATTTAAAAAGTTGAAAAGAGACAAGACTCGCttttgttgcctcgttaaaaaccttatCAAGAAAAATCCATGGTGGTAAACCCTTGACTAAGAAAAAGAGTGCAACACGAAAGGTCCATGAAACTATAACGAAATTGAAACTATTTAAAAAGATAAAATTACATTTATAATTTTTCGAATTCTTTGAAATTTTCTGCTCTCCATCGGTACCCATTGAGCTGTCTTCTAATGGTAGCACTATGTATGTCGCCACAAGCAAGTTGCGGAAGTTAAGCGTCTTCACtcaaataaaactatcaatatatggtCCTGAGCCCTTCTATCAATAGCAAGACTAATAGAAGTGTCACGATGGCTTGTACAAGATAGGAAATTCGTCCTCTTGgcgattgagaatatttttttagcCTTTTCTGCAATCAAGAACTTATAAAATGAGAAATGTATCTCCAAAGAAATACAAGTAGATGTGTCACGATTTACAAAATCGGACCTAGACAAAACATAACTAACATTGATTTTCAACATCATGCTGTTTCACAGGGAAAGCCATTGTTTCATGAAAAGAAGAACTACACATGTGGACTAATGAGCTACTCAGTAACGTAACAAAGGATAAGCCTCTTATTTAAGACCCAAAATTAAGCTTCTTAACATGAAACCACTATAAATAACCTATAACCAAGAAATTGAGCAAAGATATGTAGTATTGTTAACTAGTACATAGAACTAATTTATAGTTCAATATAAAAACAACAATTTATAGAATACAGAGAACTAACTATCATAAGAGCTAAATACTAATTTTTAGTAAAACATTTACCTAACAGGGAACGTTAACGGACCTAACACTAGTGAACTTGAATAGTAATCATCATAAACTTATGAATTAAACTATcaatttgcttcaattttgtcttgtatacttctatgagaatataaacaattgaacaactctagaactagttttatttgagtcatttgaactagttatggttaagatgaataaggttgatatgaaagtgttcatatggctaacttcggttaactattgttgagccaacaaatatGTATATGTTTAGGTAcgtttactcatatctaaatgaagtcacttttcatttgtgtggaacaagctaagttcgatctaacggttgaaagatattagctttgagtctaatcatcttttcatctaacggtgaatattgaatgcttttttaccaaggtaacattgattgcaaaccctgatttgaagactatataaaggagaactctaacaactgggaaacctaatccccacacctcatgtgtgacacTAGTTGGTACTAGAATCcaatctcctttaaccttagttttttccaaaaccctgtaggttaacgacttgaagacttcattgggattgtgaagccatacccaactattttctgtgtaattgcgtgttctgatcttgttattttctatatatcgtgattgagtactatcttctctaagattttctcgagatttaatctctgataggcaagataaaaagtagtcacaaacatcttcgtctcattatttgtgattccacaatatcttgtttcgtttccatacgattaagattgttgtgaggtgattgatatttctaggatgtttttcgggaatatgaGTCTGGTATATCGATtggttctgttcaccttgatttatcaaaagacagaacaaaattcACATGTTTATCTGTGGAAAACAGATTTTtttattcaatagaattttctgtgtgggacagattggtttatcaagtcttcgactttgggtcgtagcaactattagttgtgggtgagatcagctaagggaatcaagtgcgtagagtcctgctgggattcagagatgtatggagcgcaaatgtaccttgatcagtgtgagattagttagggatcaactacattccaatgcGAAGTTAacatggagtaggctagtgtctgtagcggcttaatacagtgtagtgttcaaatctggactaagtcccggggtttttctacatttgcggtttcctcgttaacaaaacttctggtgtatgtgttatttcttttccgctttatatttgtttatataattgaaatatcacaggttttgcgtaagttcaatcaattgtggatccaacctttggttgttggttaaattgattgacacttggatactggtttttgataccgtccaagttttttcttatatttcaatcgggctcgcaaattcctatttgtttgattgcagattgaattgagaaattgagatacaattctttgatatacttttcttaagattgagtcggactgactagttgattctcttgaaagtatattggagttagtccatacagattactaagagaaatactgggtgtggttgatagacccccgctttttcagaatgaATAGAATCTCGGTTTTAAACTGTAATATTTAGCTAAGATGAGATAAAAAAAACTACAATAATTTGGACTAACTACAGGTTTTCTGATAGTTTTTTAAGATATAATTAGCTTATAAAATAACTAAAATAATTTTGGCTTAAACTTATATTTTTAACTTATCAGCGGATTCTGGGGATTTAACTTATATTTTATCCACTACTCAAATAGATCTCGGAAGATGGTTAGAAAATGACAGAggcaaattgttagagcattgctcggtcgaactcgcatgcgttgctatctcaagcatgtttgtcaagtttagttgtcaaaactatatgtcttgatttctagactacttatagctaagtctcggtttagcacagtttagtgtagttgagctccatactccatggcgatcatcttacaaagacgaagaactactcaaggaacaagtggaacttcatccgactaaaaggtatgtggagacttgaacttatctatcaatcaaaagtctatctactctatctcctactcttgaaacaaagtcgtataagtatgatagttttcatacatacaatttgttatttcgagctgagtttacttgcctatctttttctcgaaatatgtgttggtacgctttcgctttaaccacttttcatcttaacccgtgaacaaagtcatgatgacgtttcaatcttgaaaatagctttgatgacgatagttatgaataacgattgttataacattatagaagaatgtttaaatgattgaaatgtagagttgggattacgtaaccaactatggatataagcatatatagtgtgttcgcacattagtgtataaatccatgtgtccgaaaccaagtgtgtgcatacggtattggtgaaggagacaggttgggtgtGCGTACCAGCGgaatttttcgaaccgaaaatttctgctgagtttgtaagtttgcaaacttgttaaaccagtcaccttgggtacgcatacccgtacgcgtgctcacagaagttttcgaccgaaaatttctgctgagtttctaaactcaattcTGGTAGCTAtgatacacgtacccgtacgcgtagccaagctggttatatttctcaaatcggaagttcatgaacttaaaaaataaatcaataaggaatgaaatctttgcaaaccatggctatattattcatgaacggattcaagtaaatcaaaccgattttgtttcaattatgtctattcataaagacctaaggaattgaacaactcttcaactagttcttatgagtcatttgaactagttatgtgaagaagatgaatatggttaatatggaagtactcatatggctaaccattggttaactatatgtgaaccaactaagtgtacacgtttaggtacggttactcaaacctaaatgaaatacatttcatttatatgtgacaagctaagtttcgatctaacggttgaaagatattatcttggttaaatcaggtttttcatctaacggtaaatattgaatgctttgttaccaaggtaacttggattggaaaccctgatttgaaaactatataaaggagacatctagcaactggaaaactaatccccacacctcctgtgtgatactagttggttttgctagagtcgattctcctttaaccttaggtttcttctcgagaccctgtaggttaacgactaaaagacttcatttggattgtgaagccagacgaaactacttcctTGAGCGATattatctttccattttctatagtacgagttgaattgaataattaactttagattatatctccgatagggcaagataaaaagaaatcacaaacatcttcgtctcatcgtttgtgattccgcaatatttagtttcgctaccatacgatttagattattgtgaggtgattgatagttctaggctgttcttcgggaatataagtacgggttatcaattggttcctgttcaccttgattttatcaaaatacggaacaaaactcttaggtttatctgtgggagacatatttatctatcatcgtaaacttttctgtgtgatacagacttgtttattaaagtcttcgactttgggtcgtagcaactcttggttgtgggtgagatcatctatgggaatcaagtgcacagtatccttctgggatcaaagacgtaaagagcgcaaatgtaccttgaattaatgtgatattgattagggttcaactacaatccagaccgaagttagttcgtagtagtctagtgtctgtagcggcttaatacagtgtggtgttcaatatggactaggcccaggggtttttctgcatttgcggtttcctcgttaacaaaattttctgatgtctgtgttatttctatttcgcattatatattgttatataattgaaatatcacaggttgtgcgttaagatcaataaattagaatatccaacctttggttgttgatttaatttgattgacccttggatattagtctttggtaccatccaagtttatctctctagtatttgataaagactcgcagatttccatttgcttgagtaaagatcaaatcgagagattgagatattaactctttgatatacttttatctagattgggtctgactgtctagttgattctctagaaagtgtattggagttagtccatacagattgttaatcgaaatattgggtgaggttgttagacccccgctttttcaattggtatcagagcaggaaaacacgttcaagacctcaaaagtctgtgtttgtagcaatctgaatctatggacaataGTGATATCTCTGCCTTCGCAAAACCAGATCAGGATCCTCTTGATGATGATAAGAGTTCTGAGACCTCCAAGAAATCTATCATATCTTCCCCTCTGTCAGAAACCGATGTCAATTGGGAAAATCGCATagatgaacaattggatgaactttcagatgaaagtgactcaGATGAGGGACcgagtattgatgaagaagtcccACAGTACATTATACTCTTTAACGATATCATAAAAAAAAGGGATCAACTGCCTACCTGGCAGAATATCTGtttcctctctgtcgtgaaaacaGGAAACTAAAAAAACTCTATAAGGGATATGATAGTGGTTATAAGCTTTTACAATCAATCCTTAAAGATcatgattgttagagcatagctcggtcaacctcgcatgcgttgctatataaagcatgtttgtcaatgttagagatcaaaactataaagtcttgatttcaagcctattaactaagtcttggactaggataggaaaagtgtagttgagctcaaggacatcatggtgattcaacgacaacgacgaagatatacaccaaggaaccgtggaacttcatcaacaaaaatttatgtgaagacttgaacttatctatcactcgaaagtctatctattcctcTCCTacatcttatgagacaaaagtcgtatgactagatcatatacacttgatatttcgagctgagtattcattgcttatcttttactcgaaatcttgtgttggtaaagcgtttcgctttgatcaggtttatcttcacctagtgacgaaagtcatgaaagtttcaatcactttggaaattgctctgacgagaaaggtatgttgttcttcacgactgaatatcaacctctgagaatgttttaatgattgaaatgagagtttagattacataaccatgtattccttgagccgaagttttcgaactttgttgatcaagagaaatcggtaggattgtggatttggcttgccaagtccgcgaacccggtccgcagactcagtccgcgaactgacggaagtgctcgaccgagaatttatgctgggatttccaaaactcgtttgtgtgctaagacCGCGAactgcggaagttctcgacccgagaatttctgctgagtttggaaaactcaactgattaacttaagtccgcgaacttgtttgtgagcttaagtggttatgatctaaagatgtgctctgaacatgaaacattaattattaaggaatgctttattcaAAACGTGGTTATAATGTTAATGAgatgattctaatcgaatcgaatcatctaacggtgaatagagttttctttgtacctaaggcaaaaccctgatttgaaggctatataaaggagacttctagcattgagaaaaccaaatccccacacgtctgtgtgctactagtgctctcgctagagtcgatctccgttaactcttgagtttcttctctaaactcgagttaacgacttaaagacttcattgggattgtgaagccagaccgatgctacttttatcgtagttgtgtgatctgatcttgcatcttctatcgtacgagtacaatcgattgattggcttgagatcgtgagagttctctgatgggcaagataaagaagtcacaaacatcttcgtctcactgtttgtgattcctcgacaatccgcttgtgtagtcaggaaggattgtagagaggtgattgattaatctaggctattcttcgggaatataattccgttttatcaattggttcctgttaccttgattttatatctaaagacggaacaaaacctagggtttatctgtgggagacagatttatccttttgatagacttttctatgtgagacatattcgtttattatcaagtctgtgattttgggttgcagcaactctttgttgtgggtgagatcagcaaagggaatcaaatacgcagtgtcctgctgggatcagaggcgtaggagtacaactgtaccttgtatcagtgggagattggtaggtgttcaactatagatcagtccgaagttagcttggagtaggctagtttcagtagcggcttaatactgtgtgtattcaatctggactaggtcccggggtttttatgcatttgcggtttcctcgttaacaaaacttctggtgtctgtgttatttcttttccacattatattttatataataaaaataatacaggttgtgcattcgtgatcatcaacttctctaatccaacttttggttggtGATTGtagtttattgatccttggacattggtctttggtaccgtccaagttatctctctttgataaagactcgctattgattttagcttgagtagaaatcaaatcaagagattgagataataactctttgagatactttttatctagattgagtctgactgtctagttgattctctagaaaagtatttcggagttagtccatacagattgctaagagaaatattgggtggtattgttagacccccgctttttcaattggtatcagagcaggaaaacacgttaaatacctcattagtctgtgtttgtagcaatctgactttatggacagaagtTCTATCTCTGTTAGAgtaccaccagtcctcgatggctcaaactatctctGGTGGAAAGTTGTTGTGCGCacatttcttcaatcgcgtgacttccaatcatggatatgtgttgtcaatggctatgcgactcccgttgttatggaaagagatgttgttgtaccaaaagatttatgtatgtacaatactgccgagttggttgctgcaaggcaaaactccgacgggttgaATGCCATCCTGCATGCTGTTACCCCAAACCTTAGACATTATGTGGCATCATGCACTatgtctaaagaagcttgggatactttagaaagcatattcgaaggtaaccccagtgaaaaggaagctaggattcaaaaccttaattccgaatgggaagacctttatatggcagaagaagattcgtttgacgatttttatcacaaactgtctgaaattgttaacgtatcatgtgcattgggtagggccattcctgaaaaggaaattgtgatgaaaatcctccgattgctgccatctagatacgaatctaaaagacatgccatcgttgaaggaaataaccttaatactctttcgctAAACACAATTgtcggaaaaattagaattttctATCGCGAATATATGGAAAGAGATGATCACCAATTGATTGGAAATCGTGCCACCTCTTTTGATCACAAGTCTTGTCATCCGAAATTGACGAaagagaaaaatgagaattgttttatttctacgttgtctctgtttatacaaaaacttaagaaaatcctcagacgtagtaaaagaaagtctcaaaaggaaactccgttagtcaatacaaaggataagaataccaagaagaTCCATACTAATGAAACTAGTCTTGTGTGTGTTCAAGTCTCTTCAAAAAATCCTGAAACtgaggtaagagagataactaaagcatggatgaatactcttgattattttcCTGAagaaatctatgattgctctctcaATCTTTTTGCTGAATATCATTCTCATGATTCTGTGGATCAACAAACCTCTCCTGATTGTGACGAAAAAAGGGGGATTTCATCTCAATATCATCTTAGCACGTCAAATCAAAAACAGTCTCGTCTGGCTAACCGTTGTATGACGAAAAAAGAAAGGAAGTCCTCCCTTCATCAAAAGGCGTTTTCAAAAATGATGCGGGATTGGAAAAGATCAAcagtcaattttttttaaaactctGATTACATTGGATAGGAAAGTTCTTCGTaactctccttctcaaatggataagcagaaacctagtacAATGAGTGGTTTCTCTCTCTGCAGGATTTATCCCAGTCCAaacttggattggaggccttgtgttcagtaatcttgttgaaaaatggtTCTTGCGTTTCTTCCTCTTACACAAGgatcatgatatacaagaggactgTGATATAATCTGTGTGTGCTTCTACCAGGTCGTGTTCATAAACGACTCCATATCTTCAGGTAACtaacttctgttagggtttggtaaaaagggtgtttctgggattTCTACTCCCTGGTTTCTTTTTAAGCACTACCTCTTCTACtttctcatttcatcttctctaccatgtcctcctctagtctttcaagtaaacaaagtgatgtatggacggttatgtttccttcaaagaagattcgtttcgactCTTTTGATGATGAGACatgctatgacaaacatgtctcttcttctgatgagaaacctactgtctctcagtttgataagctctccttaacaatgaatctcgtcttggatcATTTCGGGctttgaaaaatgaacttgaagtttcttccaaatgacttgaagagaaaatggatagtcttgaatcaaggattgacctaatcgaagatgagcttgaagaatatagggaatacgagaagaatatttaaagtaagtgaaatgatttaCAAGAGGTTTAGATACCTAATATGTCTTCCTTTTGGACtagatggaagaataactagtgctttgaatagcgatgattgtgactacacatagctatttttgttttcatcttcttatgttattttttaggtttattctaaaaatatttggaggatgattgttattgcattattttcttggtttattatattgtaatatttttatgggatatgtattgtttgcatgcgtgaacttgaaggtcccatattgcggtcaaaagtaaagtcattcatgaattgatgaaaggacgaatagacttttgacatatacaaaagttatgccgatgaaatcatgtatttgatggaaaataggattgaatcttttgtatgacaaggataaagtgttatgttgttatgcatataatgatgcaaagatagaatagatccttgtatgttatccacggtattgatcttcattgatccattttattatgttttaccgtgaaggctccattatgtgtcttatgttgagcaccttaaaactaagtcgattaaaccttggctttgttggttgttccgtaagatgttatatgttgagcgttatgaactaaattaatcatacttggttatttagttttgtactccataagttttgtttcttatgttgagtacatgtgcggttaagatgATCATGAtccatgataatcttagttggggttccataatctcttatgttgagcccaaaataattaaattgattacctcggtgattagtttgctTATTTGTTTGTAtaccgattagattaattataggttctcttataattaatctaattgagttttcatagattccacaagttcttttgttgagtatatgaacggctacactatcatgttcttttggTTAATGtttcacgtattccgtaaggttttccttatgttcagtacttgaacggttaagttagtcacctccatatgattaacttaatcgtagcatgttgctccgtgagtttacttatgttgagcaccttcgattaaattgatcatttttttggttttgatttaattgcgtattccaattagaatattcatgggtttacttgt
Coding sequences within:
- the LOC113272945 gene encoding uncharacterized protein LOC113272945, which gives rise to METLPVEIPPPPLTELIASLEKATLMAKQLPNTIEQTQIFQIYLSLQNTQNQLTSFLSNFNSSQPQQPHLLQQPPQLENSVSSAIGGGGGDDEVEPMQVGEDEEEDSEFIIDKVEERMKNCVIHSNKRRKRNLSSPSSIQGFDQRIYYNDTICNSNTTTNNGVVLVQGFEDKFDPQATRLRSLELIYQFHA